The following are from one region of the Streptomyces tuirus genome:
- a CDS encoding NADPH-dependent FMN reductase — translation MAERERLRLVIIIGSIRKGRFGHVAAEWPASRARLRPDFGVDVIDLATAWLPDVMYADPSAPRPQAVKDLAPSLRAADAFVVVTHISAVFL, via the coding sequence GTGGCCGAGAGGGAACGACTGCGGCTGGTGATCATCATCGGCAGCATCAGGAAAGGCCGGTTCGGGCACGTCGCGGCGGAATGGCCGGCCTCGCGGGCCCGGTTGCGGCCCGACTTCGGCGTGGACGTCATAGACCTCGCCACGGCCTGGCTGCCCGACGTGATGTACGCCGACCCCTCGGCGCCCCGGCCCCAGGCCGTCAAGGACCTCGCGCCCTCGCTGCGGGCGGCCGACGCGTTCGTGGTGGTCACCCACATCAGCGCCGTCTTCCTCTGA
- a CDS encoding NAD(P)-dependent oxidoreductase, which produces MGDNHTSVSVLGLGLMGQALAAAFLKAGHATTVWNRSADKADGLVADGAVLAAKPADAVAASDLVIVCVSTYDVVHDVIGSLGDALRGKTVVNLTTGSSEQARQTAEWAEKNGAGYLDGAIMITPPGIGAETSVLFYAGDQAVFDAHEPVLKLLGGGTTYLGTDHGKPALFDVSLLGLMWGALNSFLHGVAIVETGGVKAQEFLPWAHMWLDAIKMFTADYAAQIDAGDEKFPAADATLETHLGALKHLVEESEALGVDTGLPKYSEALMEGIIAQGHAKNSYASVVKAYRRPNQ; this is translated from the coding sequence ATGGGTGACAACCACACCTCGGTGTCGGTGCTCGGCCTCGGCCTGATGGGGCAGGCCCTGGCCGCCGCCTTCCTGAAGGCGGGTCACGCCACCACCGTGTGGAACCGCTCGGCGGACAAGGCCGACGGCCTCGTCGCGGACGGCGCGGTCCTCGCGGCGAAGCCCGCCGACGCCGTCGCCGCGAGCGACCTGGTGATCGTCTGCGTGTCGACGTACGACGTGGTGCACGACGTCATCGGCTCGCTCGGCGACGCCCTGCGCGGCAAGACCGTCGTCAACCTGACCACGGGCTCCTCCGAGCAGGCCCGGCAGACCGCCGAGTGGGCGGAGAAGAACGGCGCCGGGTACCTCGACGGCGCCATCATGATCACCCCGCCCGGCATCGGCGCCGAGACCTCCGTCCTCTTCTACGCGGGCGACCAGGCCGTCTTCGACGCGCACGAGCCCGTGCTGAAGCTGCTCGGCGGCGGCACCACCTACCTCGGCACCGACCACGGCAAGCCCGCCCTGTTCGACGTGTCGCTGCTCGGCCTGATGTGGGGCGCCCTCAACAGTTTCCTGCACGGCGTGGCCATCGTGGAGACCGGCGGCGTCAAGGCGCAGGAGTTCCTGCCGTGGGCCCACATGTGGCTCGACGCCATCAAGATGTTCACCGCCGACTACGCCGCGCAGATCGACGCCGGTGACGAGAAGTTCCCGGCCGCCGACGCCACCCTGGAGACGCACCTGGGCGCGCTCAAGCACCTCGTCGAGGAGTCCGAGGCCCTCGGCGTCGACACCGGACTGCCCAAGTACTCCGAGGCGCTGATGGAGGGCATCATCGCCCAGGGCCACGCCAAGAACAGCTACGCCAGCGTCGTGAAGGCGTACCGCCGCCCGAACCAGTGA
- a CDS encoding peptidoglycan recognition protein family protein, which yields MATPLTAARLVAALKAEGCAVHEVPGWRTNNRNHKGPWGPVHGVMIHHTVTGPGTDVVGLIFNGHSALPGPLATGCITKDGVVHLTGNGRANHAGGGDGDVLNAVIGESYGTYPPPTHKHDGSAGAVDGNARFYGWECENKGDGKDPWPPAQYLAMVKATAAICRAHGWGHKSAIGHLEWSDWKVDPRGFDMAGFRRDVADALARPAGRWEGEDPMPQYVNLGVAAQYRLAPGAWDSVEFTAEWTDETGDHATGGSVFARGPARFSGTLGLHLDGLPAGAVVQARMSEYEGDQHRTDHPIHEIIGTGGGTFAVLPVTKRLASGRGMRVRLLNQAAVPVTVASAVLTVLVWKET from the coding sequence ATGGCCACCCCACTCACCGCCGCCCGGCTCGTCGCCGCGCTCAAGGCCGAGGGCTGCGCCGTCCACGAGGTTCCTGGATGGCGCACGAACAACCGCAACCACAAAGGCCCTTGGGGCCCCGTGCACGGCGTGATGATCCACCACACCGTCACCGGCCCCGGCACGGACGTCGTCGGCCTGATCTTCAACGGTCACAGCGCCCTGCCCGGCCCCCTCGCGACCGGCTGCATCACCAAGGACGGCGTCGTCCACCTCACGGGCAACGGCCGCGCCAACCACGCCGGCGGCGGCGACGGCGACGTGCTCAACGCCGTCATCGGCGAGTCGTACGGCACGTATCCGCCCCCGACGCACAAGCACGACGGCTCGGCCGGCGCGGTCGACGGCAACGCCCGGTTCTACGGCTGGGAGTGCGAGAACAAGGGCGACGGCAAGGACCCGTGGCCGCCCGCCCAGTACCTCGCGATGGTCAAGGCCACCGCCGCGATCTGCCGCGCCCACGGCTGGGGCCACAAGAGCGCCATCGGCCATCTGGAATGGAGCGACTGGAAGGTCGACCCGCGCGGATTCGACATGGCCGGCTTCCGCCGTGACGTCGCCGACGCCCTGGCCCGTCCGGCGGGCCGGTGGGAAGGAGAGGACCCCATGCCCCAGTACGTCAACCTCGGTGTCGCCGCCCAGTACCGACTCGCGCCCGGCGCCTGGGACTCGGTCGAGTTCACCGCGGAGTGGACCGACGAGACCGGCGACCACGCCACCGGAGGAAGCGTCTTCGCCCGCGGCCCGGCCCGCTTCAGCGGAACCCTCGGCCTCCACCTCGACGGCCTGCCGGCGGGCGCGGTCGTCCAGGCGCGCATGTCGGAGTACGAGGGCGACCAGCACCGTACGGACCACCCGATCCACGAGATCATCGGAACCGGCGGCGGCACCTTCGCGGTCCTGCCCGTGACCAAGCGGCTCGCCTCGGGCCGCGGCATGCGGGTACGGCTGCTGAACCAGGCCGCCGTCCCGGTCACCGTGGCGAGCGCCGTCCTGACCGTGCTGGTGTGGAAGGAGACCTGA
- a CDS encoding Lrp/AsnC family transcriptional regulator, protein MRGPSHLVSSFLDGSLPLPDQDEVDSRLTELDRRLIRLLQADGRRSFAGMARDLGVPEKTVRRKVNQLLDDNVIQITAVADPGLLGFPVMALVGLGFDGGQAVKPLMNSLAELPAVDYAVVTTGRYDALVEVLCRDTAELLTVVHDTLTRTPGVGSAEVFPYLQLHYQEPAWDVAQDKAAPERTEEGDSTQAASLDATDRQIIGELSLDGRLPFQGIAETVGISESQVRKRVTRMLGDRVLRITAIANPRSLGFGMQVWVAIRGRPGQGIEALAQLLTKIPSITYVVACAGRFDIFAEAVCRDAQAVMRLIDSEIRTLPGVEQTELLMCLDLYYRAVRPAERRT, encoded by the coding sequence ATGCGCGGCCCCTCCCACCTCGTCTCGAGCTTTCTCGACGGCTCGCTGCCGCTGCCCGACCAGGACGAGGTGGACTCCCGGCTCACCGAACTCGACCGCCGGCTCATCCGCCTCCTCCAGGCGGACGGACGTCGCTCCTTCGCCGGCATGGCCCGCGACCTGGGCGTACCGGAGAAGACGGTCCGCCGCAAGGTCAACCAGCTCCTCGACGACAACGTCATCCAGATCACGGCGGTCGCCGACCCCGGCCTCCTCGGCTTTCCGGTGATGGCCCTCGTCGGCCTCGGTTTCGACGGCGGACAGGCCGTCAAACCGCTGATGAACTCCCTCGCGGAGCTGCCCGCCGTCGACTACGCCGTCGTCACCACGGGCCGTTACGACGCGCTCGTGGAGGTGCTGTGCCGTGACACGGCGGAACTGCTGACCGTCGTCCACGACACCCTGACCCGGACACCGGGCGTCGGATCGGCCGAGGTCTTCCCCTACCTCCAGCTCCACTACCAGGAACCGGCCTGGGACGTCGCCCAGGACAAGGCGGCGCCGGAGCGGACGGAGGAAGGCGACAGCACGCAGGCCGCCTCACTCGACGCCACCGACCGGCAGATCATCGGGGAACTCAGCCTGGACGGCCGGCTCCCCTTCCAGGGCATCGCGGAGACGGTGGGCATCTCCGAGTCCCAGGTCCGCAAGCGGGTCACCCGCATGCTCGGCGACCGCGTCCTGCGCATCACCGCCATCGCCAACCCGCGCAGCCTCGGCTTCGGGATGCAGGTCTGGGTGGCCATCCGCGGCCGCCCGGGCCAAGGCATCGAGGCCCTCGCCCAGCTCCTCACCAAGATCCCGTCCATCACCTATGTCGTGGCCTGCGCCGGCCGCTTCGACATCTTCGCCGAGGCCGTCTGCCGCGACGCCCAGGCCGTCATGCGGCTGATCGACTCCGAGATCAGAACCCTGCCGGGCGTGGAACAGACCGAACTGCTCATGTGCCTGGACCTGTACTACCGGGCCGTGCGTCCCGCGGAACGGCGGACGTGA
- a CDS encoding amidohydrolase, translated as MSAGTAELVLISDKLIRMAEGEPMGPGFVAVRDGVIVATGPKEDAGAHTGPDTRVHDVGDRPVMPGFVDVHAHMEVAARTHYQTVDCRAPRCGSVADVLATLRAHLDEAVDGWLVGQANLFFDQKLSDKRLPTRAELDSVSTEVAIAVRAGGHITVLNSRGLELAGIDRDYREADYSITGLPTVLRDDSGEPTGVVKEMDNLLPLPRLSGDALRQALKRGVRELFTAHGVTTIGEISESVDGLRVMDRLHQDGELGTRLRIYLWAPGTVSLDEACTHREWLELNTPEELLRIHGVKMFADGGYSAASAAVKQPYVNDDHAGHHHCGEVALSPDQIGEALRRTAEAGLQLAVHANGDRAQEEVCEAVAAAGGAPAGVPAPRVEHAGNFLPDPAATALWRKAGIIPVPQPVFLYTFGDFFPAYLGDYGRLGRFPFRRLLDEGWPITGSSDVWIGSEERATNPFFSIWCTLRRQSFLGEILDADQEITLAEALRMHTINAARTLGEGDSYGSLEAGKHADVIVLDRDPFACPADELLDVRVDEVYLAGRLVHEAAPIR; from the coding sequence ATGAGCGCGGGCACCGCGGAACTCGTCCTGATCTCGGACAAGTTGATCCGGATGGCCGAGGGCGAGCCGATGGGCCCCGGCTTCGTCGCCGTACGGGACGGGGTCATCGTCGCCACCGGCCCCAAGGAGGACGCCGGCGCCCACACCGGCCCCGATACCCGGGTGCACGATGTCGGCGACCGTCCCGTCATGCCGGGCTTCGTCGACGTGCACGCCCATATGGAGGTCGCCGCCCGTACGCACTACCAGACCGTCGACTGCCGGGCACCGCGCTGCGGCTCCGTCGCCGACGTCCTCGCCACCCTCCGCGCACACCTCGACGAGGCGGTCGACGGCTGGCTGGTCGGCCAGGCCAACCTCTTCTTCGACCAGAAGCTCAGCGACAAGCGCCTGCCGACCCGCGCCGAGCTCGACTCGGTCAGCACGGAGGTGGCCATCGCCGTGCGTGCCGGGGGCCACATCACCGTCCTCAACAGCCGCGGCCTGGAGCTGGCCGGCATCGACCGCGACTACCGCGAGGCCGACTACAGCATCACCGGACTGCCCACGGTCCTGCGGGACGACTCCGGGGAACCCACCGGCGTCGTCAAGGAGATGGACAACCTCCTGCCGCTCCCCCGGCTCTCCGGCGACGCGCTGCGCCAGGCCCTCAAGCGCGGCGTGCGCGAACTGTTCACGGCCCACGGAGTGACCACCATCGGCGAGATCTCCGAATCGGTGGACGGACTGCGGGTCATGGACCGCCTGCACCAGGACGGCGAGCTGGGCACCCGGCTGCGCATCTATCTCTGGGCCCCCGGCACGGTCTCCCTGGACGAGGCGTGCACCCACCGCGAGTGGCTGGAGCTCAACACGCCCGAGGAGCTGCTGCGCATCCACGGCGTCAAGATGTTCGCCGACGGCGGCTACTCCGCCGCCAGCGCCGCCGTCAAGCAGCCCTACGTCAACGACGACCACGCCGGCCACCACCATTGCGGCGAAGTGGCCCTGAGCCCCGATCAGATCGGTGAGGCGCTGCGTCGTACCGCGGAGGCCGGCCTCCAGCTCGCCGTCCACGCCAACGGCGACCGCGCCCAGGAAGAGGTCTGCGAGGCCGTCGCCGCCGCGGGCGGTGCCCCCGCCGGAGTCCCCGCCCCCCGCGTCGAGCACGCCGGCAACTTCCTTCCGGACCCGGCGGCGACCGCGCTGTGGCGCAAGGCGGGCATCATCCCCGTCCCGCAGCCGGTCTTCCTCTACACCTTCGGCGACTTCTTCCCCGCCTACCTCGGCGACTACGGCCGGCTCGGCCGCTTCCCGTTCCGGCGCCTGCTGGACGAGGGCTGGCCGATCACCGGCAGCTCGGACGTCTGGATCGGCTCCGAGGAGCGCGCGACGAACCCGTTCTTCAGCATCTGGTGCACCCTGCGCCGCCAGTCGTTCCTGGGCGAGATCCTCGACGCCGACCAGGAGATCACCCTCGCCGAGGCCCTGCGCATGCACACCATCAACGCCGCCCGGACCCTCGGCGAGGGCGACAGCTACGGCTCTCTGGAGGCGGGCAAGCACGCGGACGTCATCGTCCTGGACCGCGACCCCTTCGCCTGCCCGGCGGACGAACTGCTCGACGTCCGCGTCGACGAGGTGTATCTCGCCGGGCGCCTCGTCCACGAAGCCGCACCGATACGATGA
- a CDS encoding FAD-dependent oxidoreductase, which translates to MSSPTRHAEIAGGGLAGLTTATALAQRGWSVRLHERGRELREIGAGIFMWENALRVLEEIGAFDEAVHRAERIDSWRLYDERRRRLQDDWMKGGDTRLFTVLRPDLHRALANAAAKAGVEVVTDSLVAGANPDGELILESGKVLKADLVVGADGVGSPVRNSVGLNLVVRDLEDGCMRSLIPRLPHDPVDNALEYWNGGRRVGVVPVTPEQVYIYTCCPSSDLLGRERPFNKESWTESFPHLRSIFDRIPDISRWASFSDVRCHRWVNGHVALVGDAASAMSPNLGQAACLAMTNGYGLALMLEGQTDVPSGLLAWEERQRPVTDATQRYSRLYGRVGTRWPRPVADVRSALVWAAGRSKRWQARVNVAAHQGAESVRPSLRRAG; encoded by the coding sequence ATGTCATCGCCCACCCGTCACGCCGAAATCGCCGGAGGCGGCCTCGCCGGCCTGACCACGGCGACCGCCCTGGCCCAGCGCGGCTGGAGCGTGCGCCTGCACGAGCGCGGCCGTGAGCTGCGCGAGATCGGCGCCGGCATCTTCATGTGGGAGAACGCCCTGCGCGTCCTCGAGGAGATCGGCGCCTTCGACGAAGCCGTCCACCGCGCCGAGCGCATCGACAGCTGGCGGCTCTACGACGAGCGCCGGCGCCGTCTCCAGGACGACTGGATGAAGGGCGGCGACACCCGCCTGTTCACCGTGCTGCGGCCCGACCTGCACCGGGCGCTCGCCAACGCGGCCGCCAAGGCCGGGGTCGAGGTCGTCACCGACTCGCTGGTCGCGGGCGCCAACCCCGACGGCGAGCTGATCCTGGAGAGCGGCAAGGTCCTCAAGGCCGACCTCGTCGTCGGCGCGGACGGCGTCGGCTCGCCCGTGCGCAACTCGGTCGGTCTGAACCTCGTCGTCCGCGACCTGGAGGACGGCTGCATGCGCAGCCTCATCCCCAGGCTGCCGCACGACCCCGTCGACAACGCCCTGGAGTACTGGAACGGCGGCCGGCGCGTGGGCGTCGTCCCCGTCACTCCCGAGCAGGTCTACATCTACACCTGCTGCCCCTCCAGCGACCTCCTCGGACGCGAGCGGCCGTTCAACAAGGAGTCCTGGACCGAGTCGTTCCCGCACCTGCGGAGCATCTTCGACCGCATCCCGGACATCTCCCGCTGGGCCTCGTTCTCCGATGTCCGCTGCCACCGCTGGGTCAACGGGCACGTCGCCCTCGTCGGCGACGCCGCCAGCGCCATGTCGCCCAACCTCGGACAGGCCGCCTGCCTGGCCATGACCAACGGCTACGGCCTGGCCCTGATGCTGGAGGGCCAGACCGACGTGCCCAGCGGGCTGCTCGCCTGGGAGGAGCGCCAGCGTCCGGTCACGGACGCGACCCAGCGCTACTCCCGGCTGTACGGCCGCGTCGGCACCCGCTGGCCGCGCCCCGTCGCCGACGTCCGCTCCGCCCTGGTCTGGGCGGCCGGACGGTCCAAGCGCTGGCAGGCGCGGGTCAACGTCGCCGCACACCAGGGCGCCGAGTCGGTCCGCCCGAGCCTCCGCCGGGCCGGCTGA
- a CDS encoding purine-cytosine permease family protein yields MAHNPSGALKDGVERRSIDHVPSTERHGKAWHQGPFWLTGGFMLPSMLIGFLGPSMGLGMGWSLIAVISGMAFGTLFMALHANQGPRLGLPQMIQSRAQFGSRGAIFPLAMAVFIYIGYNVFQMVLAGDALSMFLPGEKIWYVVLAVVAVVIAVVGHDLLHTVQRYFSYLTMTIFAVVTVAAVVHYPMGDAAPVATGFSGAAFLAQFAAAGGYQISYGIYVSDYSRYLPENIPDGKLIGWTFLGGFTGAAWLGSLGAIFASYVPAPDALRQLQLVGDTVFPGFGAVAVLATLPALIGTSGVNAYGAMLSATTVLDGIKRVNPTLRLRVVGVCVVGAVGLGIALSMPATYMHSFHTFIAVMCYLLVPWTAVNLVDFYVVRRGRYAIADITDPHGVYGHWAWRGLTAYFGGFVSMIPFVTLSFYTGPVTKALGGADLAFIVGLLVSGVLYYFIARGVDQHGASLPAEEVRVPA; encoded by the coding sequence ATGGCACACAACCCCTCGGGTGCCTTGAAGGACGGTGTGGAGAGACGGTCGATCGACCACGTCCCCTCCACTGAGCGCCACGGCAAGGCGTGGCACCAGGGCCCGTTCTGGCTGACCGGCGGCTTCATGCTGCCGTCCATGCTGATCGGTTTCCTCGGCCCGTCCATGGGGCTGGGCATGGGCTGGTCGCTGATCGCCGTCATCTCCGGTATGGCGTTCGGCACCCTGTTCATGGCACTGCACGCCAACCAGGGCCCCCGCCTCGGCCTCCCCCAGATGATCCAGTCGCGCGCCCAGTTCGGTTCGCGCGGAGCGATCTTCCCGCTGGCCATGGCCGTCTTCATCTACATCGGCTACAACGTCTTCCAGATGGTGCTGGCCGGCGACGCGCTGTCGATGTTCCTGCCGGGCGAGAAGATCTGGTACGTCGTCCTGGCGGTGGTGGCGGTCGTGATCGCCGTCGTCGGGCACGACCTCCTGCACACCGTGCAGCGCTACTTCAGCTACCTCACCATGACGATCTTCGCGGTCGTCACCGTCGCGGCCGTCGTGCACTACCCGATGGGCGACGCCGCTCCCGTCGCCACCGGATTCTCCGGCGCCGCCTTCCTCGCCCAGTTCGCCGCGGCGGGCGGCTACCAGATCAGCTACGGCATCTACGTCTCGGACTACTCCCGCTACCTCCCCGAGAACATCCCGGACGGCAAGCTGATCGGCTGGACGTTCCTCGGCGGATTCACCGGTGCCGCCTGGCTCGGCAGCCTCGGCGCGATCTTCGCCTCCTACGTCCCGGCGCCGGACGCGCTGCGCCAGCTGCAACTGGTCGGCGACACCGTCTTCCCCGGCTTCGGCGCGGTGGCGGTCCTGGCCACCCTGCCCGCACTGATCGGCACCTCGGGCGTCAACGCCTACGGAGCGATGCTCAGCGCCACCACGGTCCTGGACGGCATCAAGCGCGTGAACCCCACCCTGCGGCTCCGCGTCGTCGGCGTATGCGTGGTGGGCGCGGTGGGACTGGGCATCGCCCTGAGCATGCCCGCCACCTACATGCACAGCTTCCACACCTTCATCGCCGTCATGTGCTACCTGCTGGTGCCGTGGACCGCCGTCAATCTCGTGGACTTCTACGTGGTCCGGCGTGGCCGCTATGCCATCGCCGACATCACCGATCCGCACGGCGTCTACGGCCACTGGGCCTGGCGCGGACTGACCGCGTACTTCGGCGGCTTCGTGTCCATGATCCCCTTCGTCACCCTCAGCTTCTACACGGGCCCGGTGACGAAGGCCCTCGGCGGCGCCGACCTCGCGTTCATCGTCGGACTCCTCGTCTCCGGGGTGCTCTACTACTTCATCGCGCGAGGTGTCGACCAGCACGGTGCTTCCCTCCCCGCCGAGGAGGTACGTGTCCCCGCGTAG
- a CDS encoding hemolysin family protein, which produces MSFPTAVFVTVLLLIGSGFFVAAEFALVAAKRHRMEKAAAEGRRGAGAALAGMRELSLMLAGAQLGITVCTLGLGSVSKPAISHELDPLLHKLGLPSAVSYSVAFAVAMIVVVFLHMVVGEMAPKSWAIAHPERSAMLLSPPFRAVVRAVRPLIRLLNRVSNALVRLCRVAPRDELASVHNREQLTHLVEESERLGLISATDSELLTRSLTEPETPVAALRIPADEITWVEGDADVEALLRFAAEHDRTRLLVRENGMVLGSVHARDALVARARGRTTTARDLARPVPELAETTTVAEAIEVLRRRRSSLAVVRDASGRLTGLVTLDDLLARLMQPAASS; this is translated from the coding sequence GTGAGTTTCCCGACGGCGGTCTTCGTGACCGTGCTGCTGCTGATCGGCAGTGGCTTCTTCGTGGCGGCCGAGTTCGCTCTGGTCGCCGCCAAGCGGCACCGGATGGAGAAGGCGGCGGCCGAGGGCCGGCGCGGCGCCGGGGCGGCCCTGGCCGGGATGCGCGAGCTGTCGCTGATGCTGGCCGGTGCCCAGCTGGGCATCACCGTCTGCACGCTGGGCCTGGGCTCGGTGTCCAAGCCGGCGATCTCGCACGAGCTCGACCCGCTGCTGCACAAGCTGGGCCTGCCCAGCGCCGTGAGCTACAGCGTGGCCTTCGCCGTGGCCATGATCGTGGTGGTGTTCCTGCACATGGTGGTCGGCGAGATGGCGCCCAAGTCCTGGGCGATCGCCCACCCGGAGCGTTCGGCGATGCTGCTGTCGCCGCCCTTCCGGGCGGTGGTGCGGGCCGTACGTCCGCTGATCCGGCTGCTCAACCGGGTCAGCAACGCCCTGGTACGGCTGTGCCGGGTGGCCCCGCGCGACGAGCTGGCCTCGGTGCACAACCGGGAGCAGCTGACGCACCTGGTGGAGGAGTCGGAGCGGCTGGGCCTGATCAGCGCGACCGACTCGGAGCTGCTGACCCGCTCGCTGACCGAGCCGGAGACTCCGGTCGCCGCGCTGCGGATCCCGGCAGACGAGATCACCTGGGTCGAGGGCGACGCGGACGTCGAGGCGCTGCTGCGTTTCGCCGCCGAGCACGACCGCACCCGCCTGCTGGTCCGGGAGAACGGCATGGTCCTCGGCTCGGTGCACGCCCGCGACGCCCTGGTGGCCCGGGCCCGGGGCCGGACCACGACCGCGCGGGACCTCGCCCGGCCGGTGCCCGAGCTGGCGGAGACCACCACGGTCGCCGAAGCGATCGAGGTCCTGCGCCGCCGCCGGTCGTCCCTGGCCGTGGTCCGCGACGCCTCCGGCCGCCTCACGGGCCTGGTCACCCTGGACGACCTGCTGGCCCGCCTGATGCAGCCGGCCGCGTCGTCCTGA